A region from the Campylobacter subantarcticus LMG 24377 genome encodes:
- a CDS encoding soluble lytic murein transglycosylase — protein sequence MYSYEELEQKPNSLAKDYYLYRLLEKNEFKKDEIEGLKEHIYRYAGRIKNAIEVIVPPLGYNKEYKACYEFNTQNILDANATCQLIRLNSLTFIQDLNTSVRNEMKKNILQDNPNLTKLLEAFDAKDPLNYAILNYDSANFYKIYDFTKDKKDFFLEKDFVNELAKEKEFTNFVKEIIIKKKSPLIRKSLVNVDANLSFQDNAFYLGVNAILEHDDQKALEFFQVARDTFKSRSLIDNAVFWLYLITQDKKHLDELAQSDSLNIYSLYARELKGLPLPKIEKLNPKKQKNDFDMKDPFAWQKLAKEVAKGTPEELDKLAKDFYTKDNIAIYAYIKERAENFSKHYFIMPYFEYLKAYSTQRQAMILALARQESRFIPTAISTSYALGIMQFIPFLANHIGNKELQIPNFDQDMLFEPKTAYTFANHHLDYLESKLNSPVFVAYAYNGGIGFTTRMLKRDDMFRAGKYEPFLSMELVPYAESRAYAKKVLANYIVYLHLLNDNTPISKFFETLTQNTDSQNTNKPAK from the coding sequence ATGTATTCGTATGAAGAATTGGAGCAAAAACCCAACTCTTTAGCTAAAGATTATTATTTATATCGTTTGTTGGAAAAAAATGAATTTAAAAAAGATGAAATTGAAGGCTTAAAGGAGCATATTTATCGTTATGCAGGGCGTATTAAAAATGCTATTGAAGTTATTGTACCACCTTTGGGATATAATAAAGAATATAAAGCTTGTTATGAATTTAACACTCAAAATATCTTAGATGCCAATGCAACATGTCAGCTTATAAGATTAAATAGTCTAACTTTTATACAAGATCTTAATACTTCAGTGCGTAATGAGATGAAAAAAAATATCCTACAGGATAATCCAAATTTAACAAAACTTTTAGAAGCTTTTGATGCAAAAGATCCTTTAAACTATGCGATTTTAAATTATGATAGTGCTAATTTTTACAAAATTTATGACTTTACAAAAGATAAAAAAGACTTTTTCTTGGAAAAAGATTTTGTCAATGAATTAGCCAAAGAGAAAGAATTTACAAATTTTGTGAAAGAAATTATCATTAAGAAAAAAAGTCCTTTAATTAGAAAGTCTTTGGTTAATGTGGATGCGAATTTAAGTTTTCAGGATAATGCATTTTATTTAGGTGTGAATGCTATTTTAGAACATGATGATCAAAAAGCATTGGAATTTTTTCAAGTTGCAAGAGATACTTTTAAAAGCAGATCATTGATAGATAATGCGGTTTTTTGGTTGTATTTAATTACTCAAGATAAAAAACACCTTGATGAGCTTGCTCAAAGTGACTCTTTAAATATTTATAGTCTTTATGCGAGAGAATTAAAAGGTTTACCTTTACCTAAAATAGAAAAATTAAATCCTAAAAAGCAAAAAAATGACTTTGATATGAAAGATCCTTTTGCTTGGCAAAAACTAGCAAAAGAAGTCGCAAAAGGCACTCCAGAAGAATTAGACAAGCTTGCTAAAGACTTTTATACTAAAGACAATATCGCTATTTATGCGTATATTAAAGAAAGAGCGGAAAATTTTTCAAAGCATTATTTTATCATGCCTTATTTTGAATACTTAAAAGCGTATTCAACCCAAAGACAAGCGATGATTTTGGCTTTAGCTAGACAAGAAAGTCGTTTTATACCAACAGCAATTTCTACTTCTTATGCTTTGGGTATAATGCAATTTATCCCATTTTTAGCTAACCATATAGGTAATAAAGAATTGCAAATTCCAAATTTTGATCAAGATATGCTTTTTGAACCAAAAACAGCTTATACTTTTGCAAACCATCATTTAGATTATTTAGAATCCAAACTTAACTCTCCGGTTTTTGTAGCATATGCGTATAATGGAGGTATAGGTTTTACTACGAGAATGTTAAAAAGAGATGATATGTTTAGAGCAGGAAAGTACGAGCCATTTTTATCTATGGAACTCGTTCCTTATGCTGAAAGTAGAGCGTATGCTAAAAAAGTTTTAGCTAATTATATTGTGTATTTACATCTTCTGAACGATAATACACCGATTTCGAAATTTTTTGAAACTTTAACTCAAAACACTGATTCTCAAAACACGAATAAACCTGCAAAATAG
- the mobB gene encoding molybdopterin-guanine dinucleotide biosynthesis protein B codes for MKRLAMAFSGPSNSGKTTLITQVAKHLMSQNYKVCIIKHDPKDKASFDIAKKDSFKFFQSGADVMVLSPTRTTLFTHSPSTLEEAISKLDDFDFLLIEGLKTLDMSRISVFCKEVDESYFAYSNAIASYEKIENENLTWLYLDDLESICDFILNNSKKV; via the coding sequence GTGAAAAGATTAGCAATGGCTTTTAGTGGTCCTTCCAATTCGGGTAAAACTACTTTGATTACTCAAGTGGCTAAGCATTTGATGAGTCAAAATTATAAAGTTTGTATTATTAAGCATGATCCAAAAGATAAGGCAAGTTTTGATATCGCTAAAAAAGATAGTTTTAAATTTTTTCAAAGTGGCGCAGATGTGATGGTTTTAAGTCCTACAAGAACAACTTTATTTACACATTCTCCAAGCACTTTGGAAGAGGCGATTTCAAAATTAGATGATTTTGATTTTTTGTTAATAGAGGGTTTGAAGACTTTAGATATGTCAAGAATTAGTGTATTTTGCAAAGAGGTTGATGAGTCTTATTTTGCTTATTCTAATGCTATAGCAAGTTATGAAAAGATAGAAAATGAAAATTTAACTTGGCTTTATTTAGATGATTTAGAAAGTATTTGTGATTTTATATTAAACAATTCAAAAAAAGTATAG
- a CDS encoding class 1 fructose-bisphosphatase: MQEIINDIQKAVIEISHELRYLKDFDYTSSQNATGDNQLKLDVKSDEIITRVLKQSKGIKSLISEEKQEQLLINENEKYIIAYDPLDGSSLVDVNFAIGSIFAIYEQEASAKNLKAAVYAIYGVRLELIVCMDTPKLYRLNENNEFVYVKELKLSEKGKLNASGGTQKNWSSTHRDFIKTLFDEGYRLRYSGAMVSDLHQILLKGGGLFSYPATTDALNGKLRAYFEVFPFAFIFEKAGGFSTNGVNDSLLELEFDKIHASTPCFLGSKYEIEKLKQAYKGL, translated from the coding sequence ATGCAAGAGATTATCAATGATATACAAAAGGCTGTGATTGAAATTTCTCATGAGCTTAGATATTTAAAAGACTTTGATTATACAAGTTCTCAAAATGCCACAGGAGATAACCAGCTTAAGCTTGATGTTAAAAGTGATGAGATTATTACTCGTGTTTTAAAACAAAGTAAAGGTATTAAAAGCTTAATTAGCGAAGAAAAACAAGAGCAATTGCTCATCAATGAAAATGAAAAATACATCATAGCTTATGATCCATTAGATGGTTCATCTTTGGTTGATGTAAATTTTGCCATAGGATCAATTTTTGCCATTTATGAGCAAGAAGCGAGCGCTAAGAATTTAAAAGCGGCTGTTTATGCGATTTATGGCGTGCGTTTAGAGTTGATAGTTTGCATGGATACCCCTAAACTTTATAGACTTAATGAAAATAATGAATTTGTTTATGTGAAAGAGTTAAAACTCAGCGAAAAGGGCAAACTAAATGCAAGTGGTGGAACACAAAAAAACTGGTCTAGTACACATAGAGACTTCATTAAGACTTTGTTTGATGAGGGCTATCGTTTAAGATATTCAGGTGCAATGGTGAGTGATTTACATCAAATTTTACTCAAAGGCGGAGGTTTGTTTTCATATCCTGCAACTACTGATGCACTCAATGGAAAATTAAGAGCTTATTTTGAAGTGTTTCCTTTTGCATTTATATTTGAAAAAGCAGGGGGATTTTCTACCAATGGTGTAAATGATTCTTTGCTGGAATTAGAATTTGATAAAATTCATGCAAGCACACCATGCTTTTTGGGTTCAAAATATGAAATTGAAAAATTAAAACAAGCTTATAAAGGACTTTGA
- the metG gene encoding methionine--tRNA ligase → MRYITTPIYYVNDVAHIGHAYTTIIADTLARFYRLQGQKTFFLTGTDEHGQKIEQAASARNFTPKEYADEISAKFKKLWDEFEISYDYFIRTTDENHKLSVQKAFKKMFDKGDIYKGTYEGFYCVSCESYFTQTQLVNECHCPDCGKKTQLLKEESYFFKLSKYQDQILKWYKEKEPILPKNKANELIHFVEGGLKDLSITRTSFEWGIKLPKELNDEEHVVYVWLDALMNYVSALGYGLDEKNMDLWPAHIHFVGKDILRFHAVYWPAFLMSLELPLPQFIAAHGWWTKDGEKMSKSKGNVVAPKEVADAFGLEAFRYFLLREVPFGNDGDFSQKALITRINAELSNELGNLLNRIIGMSAKYSQNVIDSKDVSLYFTQELHECKKYLDHAINVLEGIQPNRYLEELFKALSLANLCISKYEPWNLIKNNETQKANALVALCANILAKVAILLYAAMPKTALKIAKALNFEISNENYQKLILNYQLCDLKSSTCEALFPKVEFMQEEKKEVTPSLAQIKIDDFKKIEIKVALVKDCQNIEGSEKLLKFQLELENGELRQVLSDIAKFYKASELVGKQVCMITNLKKAKIFGHESQGMILSAEKDGKLVLISPQSFIENGALIG, encoded by the coding sequence ATGCGTTATATTACTACTCCTATATATTATGTAAACGATGTAGCACACATAGGTCATGCTTATACTACAATCATAGCTGACACTTTGGCGAGATTTTATCGCTTGCAAGGTCAGAAAACTTTTTTTCTTACAGGAACTGATGAGCATGGTCAAAAGATAGAACAAGCTGCTAGTGCTAGAAATTTCACTCCTAAAGAATATGCAGATGAGATTAGTGCTAAATTTAAAAAATTATGGGATGAGTTTGAAATTTCTTATGATTATTTCATCAGAACTACAGATGAAAACCACAAATTAAGTGTACAAAAAGCATTTAAAAAAATGTTTGATAAAGGTGATATTTATAAAGGTACATATGAGGGTTTTTATTGTGTTTCTTGTGAGAGTTATTTTACCCAAACTCAGCTTGTAAATGAGTGCCATTGTCCAGATTGTGGTAAAAAAACACAACTGCTGAAAGAAGAAAGTTACTTTTTCAAGCTTTCTAAATATCAAGATCAAATTCTTAAATGGTATAAAGAAAAAGAGCCAATTTTACCTAAAAATAAAGCCAATGAATTAATTCACTTTGTTGAAGGAGGATTAAAAGATCTTTCCATTACAAGAACGAGTTTTGAATGGGGGATAAAACTTCCAAAAGAACTAAATGATGAAGAACATGTGGTGTATGTTTGGCTTGATGCTTTGATGAATTATGTGAGTGCTTTGGGCTATGGACTTGATGAAAAAAATATGGATCTTTGGCCTGCTCATATTCATTTTGTAGGTAAGGATATCTTGCGTTTTCATGCGGTATATTGGCCAGCATTTTTGATGAGTTTGGAACTTCCTTTACCTCAATTTATTGCAGCGCATGGTTGGTGGACTAAAGATGGTGAAAAAATGAGTAAATCTAAAGGCAATGTGGTAGCACCTAAAGAAGTGGCTGATGCTTTTGGTTTAGAAGCTTTTAGGTATTTTTTACTTAGAGAAGTTCCTTTTGGCAATGATGGGGATTTTTCACAAAAAGCATTGATTACTAGAATTAATGCGGAGTTAAGTAATGAACTTGGAAATTTGTTAAATAGAATTATCGGTATGAGTGCTAAATATTCCCAAAATGTGATTGATTCTAAAGATGTGAGTTTGTATTTTACTCAGGAGTTACATGAGTGTAAAAAGTATTTAGATCATGCAATTAATGTCTTAGAGGGTATTCAACCAAATCGCTATCTAGAAGAGCTTTTTAAGGCTTTGTCATTAGCAAATTTATGTATTAGTAAGTATGAGCCTTGGAATTTAATTAAAAATAACGAAACTCAAAAAGCTAATGCTTTGGTAGCTCTATGTGCTAATATTTTAGCAAAGGTAGCTATTTTACTTTATGCGGCTATGCCAAAAACAGCGTTAAAAATTGCAAAAGCTTTAAATTTTGAAATTTCAAATGAAAATTATCAAAAATTAATTTTAAACTATCAATTATGCGATCTAAAATCTAGTACATGTGAAGCTCTATTTCCAAAAGTAGAATTTATGCAAGAAGAAAAAAAAGAAGTTACACCGAGTTTAGCTCAGATTAAAATTGATGATTTTAAAAAAATCGAAATCAAGGTAGCCTTGGTAAAAGATTGTCAAAATATCGAAGGAAGTGAAAAGCTTTTAAAATTTCAACTTGAGCTTGAAAATGGCGAACTAAGACAAGTGCTTTCGGATATTGCTAAATTTTATAAGGCAAGTGAGTTAGTTGGTAAACAAGTTTGCATGATCACTAATTTAAAAAAGGCTAAAATTTTTGGACACGAAAGCCAAGGTATGATTTTAAGTGCAGAAAAAGATGGAAAATTGGTTTTAATTAGTCCGCAAAGTTTTATTGAAAATGGAGCTTTAATAGGCTAG
- a CDS encoding major antigenic peptide PEB2: MKKILFVSLIAAAALNAEILVYGPGGPAPVLKELAKEFEAKNGEKVIINAGPTPKWIKQAKKDADIIYSGNTSMMDGFIKAMPKQIKIEDVQVLNARGSGMIVRANNPKKIKKFEDLLKDGVNVMVVDGAGQVGLYEDMALKTGKIENLKKLRKNIKVYAKNSKEAVDEWKNNKNINALIIWTHWIKAVGEKENRFIKAGKNSIIYRAAEIVPTQKGLKNPKVAEFIQFTQSKEAQKVWEKEGWMAK, translated from the coding sequence ATGAAAAAAATTTTATTTGTTAGTTTAATTGCAGCAGCTGCGTTAAATGCTGAAATTTTAGTTTATGGTCCAGGTGGTCCTGCTCCTGTTTTAAAAGAGCTTGCTAAGGAATTTGAAGCAAAAAATGGAGAAAAAGTAATTATTAATGCAGGGCCAACTCCTAAATGGATCAAGCAAGCTAAAAAAGATGCGGATATTATTTACTCAGGTAATACTTCTATGATGGATGGCTTTATTAAAGCAATGCCAAAACAAATTAAAATCGAAGATGTGCAGGTTTTAAACGCTAGAGGTTCTGGTATGATTGTAAGAGCGAATAATCCTAAAAAAATTAAAAAATTTGAAGATCTTTTAAAAGATGGCGTGAATGTTATGGTAGTTGATGGAGCAGGGCAGGTTGGCTTGTATGAAGATATGGCTTTAAAAACAGGAAAAATTGAAAATTTAAAAAAACTAAGAAAAAATATAAAAGTTTATGCAAAAAATTCTAAAGAGGCTGTTGATGAGTGGAAAAATAATAAAAACATCAATGCCTTGATCATTTGGACACATTGGATTAAAGCAGTGGGGGAAAAAGAAAATCGCTTTATTAAAGCAGGTAAAAACTCAATCATATATAGAGCAGCTGAAATAGTTCCAACTCAAAAAGGACTTAAAAATCCAAAAGTAGCTGAATTTATTCAATTTACACAAAGTAAAGAAGCTCAAAAAGTTTGGGAGAAAGAAGGTTGGATGGCAAAATAA
- a CDS encoding YceI family protein — MKKILFGSFLAASILTSSALSKEFSLDKAHTNVAFKIKHLQISNVNGNFKEYEAVIDFDSAKFEFNKLQANIKVASINTENKARDAHLQQDDFFKAKNHPNITFTMSKYEKISDEKGKMHGVLNIAGVSKDIVLETEIGGVIKTDSGKEKAGFTLQGQIKRSDFNFAPDTTSLTLGDEVQISIEAEINEK, encoded by the coding sequence ATGAAAAAAATATTATTTGGTTCATTTTTAGCTGCTTCAATTTTAACAAGTAGTGCTTTAAGCAAAGAATTTAGCTTAGATAAGGCACATACAAATGTAGCTTTTAAAATCAAACATTTGCAAATTAGCAATGTAAACGGAAATTTTAAAGAATATGAAGCGGTAATTGATTTTGATAGTGCTAAATTTGAATTTAACAAACTTCAGGCAAACATAAAAGTTGCTTCTATAAACACAGAAAATAAAGCAAGAGATGCACATTTGCAGCAAGATGATTTTTTTAAAGCAAAAAATCACCCAAATATTACTTTCACTATGAGCAAGTATGAAAAAATTTCTGATGAAAAAGGTAAAATGCATGGTGTATTAAACATCGCAGGTGTAAGTAAAGATATTGTTTTAGAAACTGAAATTGGCGGAGTTATAAAAACAGATAGTGGTAAAGAAAAAGCAGGTTTTACCCTGCAAGGTCAAATCAAAAGAAGTGATTTTAACTTTGCTCCAGATACCACTAGTCTAACACTAGGTGATGAAGTACAAATTAGTATTGAGGCAGAGATTAACGAAAAATAA
- the queC gene encoding 7-cyano-7-deazaguanine synthase QueC: protein MRKALCVISGGMDSTLCAYLAKKEGYEIIALHLDYNQRTMNKERECFNKICKELNIQTKYILDVSFIANIGGNSLTDYTLEIPKEKLHEVEVPNTYVPFRNGIFLSIAGAIAEKEKCESIFIGVVQEDSSGYPDCSEKFIQKASKFINEGTTNSCKIQIKTPLVHLNKSQIVDLALKEKVALEYTWSCYEREDKACGKCDSCLLRLKGFQEANVKDFIEYV, encoded by the coding sequence ATGAGAAAAGCTCTTTGTGTTATTAGTGGCGGTATGGATAGTACTTTATGTGCATATTTAGCCAAAAAAGAAGGCTATGAGATCATCGCCTTGCACTTAGACTACAACCAACGCACTATGAATAAAGAAAGAGAATGTTTTAATAAAATTTGTAAAGAATTAAATATTCAAACAAAATATATTTTAGATGTTTCTTTTATAGCTAATATTGGTGGAAATTCTTTAACTGATTATACTTTAGAAATTCCCAAAGAAAAATTGCACGAAGTAGAAGTACCAAACACCTATGTGCCTTTTAGAAATGGTATCTTTTTATCGATTGCAGGCGCAATAGCTGAAAAAGAAAAATGTGAGAGTATTTTTATAGGTGTGGTACAAGAAGATAGTAGTGGTTATCCTGATTGTAGTGAAAAATTCATACAAAAAGCAAGCAAATTCATCAACGAGGGTACGACAAATTCTTGCAAGATACAAATAAAAACTCCATTAGTTCATCTTAATAAAAGTCAAATAGTTGATTTAGCCTTAAAAGAAAAAGTAGCTTTAGAATATACTTGGTCTTGTTATGAAAGAGAAGATAAAGCTTGTGGTAAATGCGATAGTTGCTTGTTAAGACTAAAAGGCTTTCAAGAAGCTAATGTAAAAGATTTTATAGAATATGTTTAA
- the ybeY gene encoding rRNA maturation RNase YbeY → MIFCEEEMDVSFLEKIARKMSDQNIELVLVNENAMRGINLSQRGIDKSTDVLSFPLAQNCENLLGSIVINLDEVDKKAQEYKHTSEEEMALLFIHAMLHLQGYDHEVDQGQMREKEQEWIEYFKLPKSLIIRAQEVENE, encoded by the coding sequence ATGATTTTTTGTGAAGAAGAAATGGATGTTTCTTTTCTTGAAAAAATTGCACGAAAAATGAGTGATCAAAATATAGAGCTTGTTTTAGTAAATGAAAATGCAATGCGTGGGATTAATCTTAGTCAAAGAGGGATTGATAAAAGCACTGATGTGTTGTCTTTTCCATTGGCACAAAATTGTGAAAATTTGCTAGGTAGTATAGTGATAAATTTAGATGAAGTTGATAAAAAAGCTCAGGAATATAAACACACTAGTGAAGAAGAAATGGCATTGTTGTTTATCCATGCAATGTTGCATTTGCAAGGTTATGATCATGAGGTGGACCAAGGTCAAATGAGGGAAAAAGAGCAAGAATGGATTGAGTATTTTAAACTCCCAAAAAGCTTAATTATAAGAGCACAAGAGGTTGAAAATGAATAA
- a CDS encoding RsiV family protein yields the protein MISLGKNIYECKGGAHGMTHIIRKTYNIDDMKLLRLKKELKLDNEDFQEMMKQKITSLYDVKEIFDLKEFKMSEIFELREDGINFIWEPYEIAPYLTGVVEVFVSFEELKPFWKSNSKLAYLSLIK from the coding sequence GTGATTTCTTTGGGAAAAAATATTTATGAGTGTAAAGGTGGAGCTCATGGTATGACCCATATTATAAGAAAAACGTATAATATCGATGATATGAAACTTCTTAGATTGAAAAAAGAATTAAAACTAGACAACGAAGACTTTCAAGAAATGATGAAACAAAAAATCACAAGCTTATATGATGTAAAAGAAATATTTGATCTTAAAGAATTTAAAATGAGTGAAATTTTTGAATTAAGAGAAGATGGTATTAATTTTATATGGGAACCTTATGAAATAGCTCCTTATTTAACTGGAGTTGTTGAAGTATTTGTGAGTTTTGAAGAGTTAAAGCCATTTTGGAAAAGTAATTCAAAATTAGCTTATTTGAGTCTAATCAAATAA
- a CDS encoding PepSY-like domain-containing protein, giving the protein MKKLALAFFISLNTLNAGIVIAPDSLPVNIKKFIKDYFNADIGLVEQDGHSYEIYLSDGSEIEFSLNGEFKEAENFRSLNYAILPLAIQNTIKNIYPNTAIIEIERKISYYKIKLNNQMKLYIDHNGTILRQKFDD; this is encoded by the coding sequence ATGAAAAAATTAGCTTTAGCTTTTTTTATTAGTTTAAATACTCTTAATGCTGGTATTGTTATAGCACCCGATTCACTACCGGTTAATATCAAAAAATTCATCAAAGATTATTTTAATGCAGATATAGGCTTAGTAGAGCAAGATGGTCATTCGTATGAAATTTATCTTAGCGATGGTAGCGAAATCGAGTTTTCTTTAAATGGAGAATTTAAAGAAGCAGAAAATTTTAGGTCACTCAATTATGCGATTTTGCCTTTAGCTATACAAAATACCATTAAAAACATCTACCCTAATACCGCAATCATAGAAATAGAAAGAAAAATTTCTTATTATAAAATCAAACTCAACAATCAAATGAAACTTTATATAGATCACAACGGAACTATTTTAAGACAAAAATTTGATGATTAA